A DNA window from Cutaneotrichosporon cavernicola HIS019 DNA, chromosome: 2 contains the following coding sequences:
- the SNT1 gene encoding uncharacterized protein (SANT SWI3, ADA2, N-CoR and TFIIIB'' DNA-binding domains), with protein sequence MTPPGRQPPPHLPLKPAGGLPDGSARARDIDAIPARGARDIDAVPARDWERSFWPEQRGGWPPRGRAPAFRNGSRRSPSPSFRDRDREREWASYRAREDERRDGRDRDRERDGRRRERERDDRFRRDERYRDDQVRHPDGRRSPPPRARPLSPRPRRDERPVPGPGPSTMAARSPPASPDRSPGELEEGEVVSPVRPARWGERERDPSPVAAPFSRPLDDGWASRRRAATSPAQSCRSGSRPRSPPPSRPRSPDEHKPDIKDYEDRRSSVAPSAPSERGHDRYESPAMSLVKEFIKEESPAAPRDPVEGSTPENLPSALPEDEPPTATAIVEPIRPPEKVPFAEQAEQVETTSAAAPAPQVKNEQAKREAEMPAEKGATTSPAAPQPKEAQETVDTRENATAVVIEDETSAVQETHLILPAEAAPVRLQSVAAAEADKSPVEPEHLPAEVEEPDQPLVCEPVASERAAKALDGAAKMPVKEAAAVESAIVDAPPMEEDAEKPAEAAAAAIQRPADAEAEATQVEDAATVSEIAEPPSTEDVPASIEETMDNAVEEIVNEPIPTPSPTVTVLTIPQPKAPVQTGAVAESAAESAAEVPPIAEPLPDPPADADIKMASASPPPRPTPPTQAADGDVEMADVSQRAQPPPSTATSVSAGEVKVTVQEATSSSGTKVAPEVEPEHEPKPKDFALEPEPSLPVTSALDVVSTVEMAVALAADAPDASEHTKAVVVDEVTELDPVPVEIKAPSPEPRKAVFENILEAAEASSDVEMADDTGPATERAEKTVTFLSPELPSVPLASRSTRSTIAERRAVELPDREPLPRTSKERIRDPVPTADSVQTSTDAEEAEEELSPFEFNLRETVREAQKLWDEIDIETILKWNQECAPVESSRVPTNPEFDADKFIATVIQPLGKQQKRVVPVVAFVIAREKDEIQAKIDLLRAEYLDKDKAWQEHCAYLDKIMEKRGPPPADLYAIPGSILPPSTPGIPPTTPIVEETYPSRSNRRRGAGDAVATEAEYQAILAGLADSAAKDPTHRATKTAATIPDMILTKERDYVYDDENYRVLDPLKTYDFNGEEDPVWTEEERAKFLKRYLANPKLFGKIAEGIPNKSAGQCVQYYYRTKYDNDYKSVLASRRGVKARRAVAKKKSSALMADIERTQQTTGTSNKTKRERGREARAERDREREKVERVDSATGTPQPNGRKPRGRVPDTPSTVAGEDTPAPPSRKRKTDDKTDNEDSNAPSRATSEAPSTSSKKPRPAKSTSKKRPRPSSLKEEKEPSAGPQQSTPSTPAPVPDAAQQAAIDHAAAVAIASMNGGIPPPPPPGVVAPAGDVAAAASPPEGPSPIDPQSQLPIDAGPLLPPVKRAKRRKQNHPPLDEAEVAVAEAASTPKPRRSGTNSYWSVAEKNKFPELVREHGTDFRAIADKLGGTKTVVQVRNHFKSMEIELKEKGIIQPESIEVGVRDVKVNGAADAYGGFPPLRPGHEYTPTVPRAGSQSGPRRTSHEYPEPRMAMFPPVPHAAPPPITISSSSTPSAPPSRSGGMRISALLNDDPPAVETRALDTASIASDGTVDERDFDQPSAPPRRPSPRLPPVPYHEYPHRASFEDARHESQERFRPASSGYSYAAAAAAPGWRHDARERNGNTPSENTLSGNTHVNTPTGSMRSGRYNASKPSGNKHTGNTSHNVNTPRNVNMLRNVNMLRASSMHAISKCASASATREMCVTRANRIASPPPLPPVSRLPAMPTLGAFPPQPAMQLPREYRTGDWRSYMSTQNGEHEYQR encoded by the exons ATGACGCCGCCAGGGCGCCAGCCACCGCCGCACTTACCCCTCAAGCCGGCGGGCGGGCTTCCTGACGGCAGTGCACGCGCAAGAGACATTGACGCAATCCCCGCCcgtggcgcgcgcgacatTGACGCCGTCCCCGCCCGCGACTGGGAGCGCTCCTTCTGGCCCGAG CAACGAGGCGGATGGCCACCCCGCGGTCGGGCACCTGCTTTCCGCAACGGTTCTCGGCgttccccttccccctccttccgcgaccgcgacagGGAGCGCGAATGGGCATCCTATCGCGCGCGTGAGGACGAGCGTCGTGACGGCCGCGACCGggaccgcgagcgcgatggccgtcgccgcgaACGGGAGCGGGACGACAGGTTCCGTCGCGACGAACGGTATCGCGACGACCAGGTGCGGCATCCAGACGGACGAcgctcccctcccccgcgcGCACGACCTCTTTCCCCACGACCacgacgcgacgagcgGCCCGTCCCCGGCCCAGGGCCGAGCACCATGGCCGCgcgctctcctcctgccTCGCCGGACAGGTCACCtggtgagctcgaggagggcgaggtcgtctcGCCCGTCCGGCCCGCGCGATGGGGCGAGCGTGAACGTGACC CAtcgcccgtcgccgcgcccTTCTCTCGCCCACTCGACGACGGGTGGGCAAGCAGGAGACGCGCTGCGACCTCTCCGGCGCAGAGCTGTCGCAGTGGATCAAGGCCGCGGTCTCCACCACCGTCCCGTCCCCGATCGCCAGATGAACACAAGCCGGACATCAAGGATTACGAGGACAGGCGGTCGTCAGTTgcgccgtcggcgccgtccGAGCGTGGGCATGACCGATACGAGTCTCCGGCCATGTCTCTAGTCAAAGAATTTATCAAGGAAGAGTCTCCCGCGGCACCAAGGGATCCAGTAGAAGGTTCCACGCCAGAGAATCTACCATCTGCGCTCCCAGAAGACGAGCCGCCCACAGCCACTGCAATCGTGGAACCAATACGGCCACCCGAGAAGGTTCCATTTGCAGAGCAGGCCGAGCAAGTCGAGACCACAAGCGCcgctgcgcctgcgccccAGGTCAAGAATGAGCAAGCCAAACGCGAGGCTGAAATGCCCGCTGAGAAGGGCGCTACCACGTCGCCAGCCGCTCCTCAACCTAAAGAAGCGCAAGAGACTGTGGACACGCGCGAAAACGCCACAGCCGTCGTCATTGAAGACGAGACCAGTGCAGTCCAGGAGACACATCTGATACTTccggcggaggcggcgccggTGCGATTGCAGTCTgttgcggcggcggaggcggacaAGTCGCCTGTCGAGCCTGAACATCTGCcggccgaggtggaagaGCCTGACCAGCCTCTTGTATGTGAACCCGTCGCCTCAGAGCGCGCTGCGAAGGCTCTCGATGGTGCCGCCAAGATGCCTGTCAAGGAAGCTGCTGCCGTCGAGTCCGCGATCGtggacgcgccgccgatgGAAGAAGATGCTGAGAAACCTGCtgaggccgccgccgccgcgatcCAGAGGCCAGCCGATGCGGAGGCAGAGGCAACCCAGGTGGAGGACGCCGCTACTGTCTCCGAGATCGCCGAGCCGCCATCCACCGAAGACGTTCCCGCCTCCATAGAGGAGACGATGGACAACGCCGTGGAGGAGATTGTCAACGAACCGATACCGACTCCTTCCCCAACAGTGACGGTCCTCACGATACCCCAGCCCAAAGCCCCAGTACAAACGGGAGCTGTCGCTGAGTCCGCCGCTGAGTCCGCCGCTGAGGTCCCGCCCATCGCCGAGCCCCTCCCCGACCCCCCTGCAGACGCGGACATCAAAATGGCCAGtgcctcgcctcctccacgcccGACACCGCCCACTCAGGCTGCCGATGGGGACGTCGAGATGGCTGACGTCAGCCAGCGTGCACAACCCCCACCTTCAACTGCTACCTCTGTCTCGGCCGGTGAGGTCAAGGTTACAGTTCAGGAggcgacctcctcatctgGCACCAAGGTCGCACCTGAGGTTGAGCCTGAGCACGAGCCGAAGCCCAAGGACTTTGCACTCGAGCCTGAGCCTAGCCTCCCTGTCACGTCGGCGCTTGACGTCGTTTCAACTGTGGAGATGGCTGTGGCGCTCGCTGCCGATGCTCCCGACGCTTCTGAACATACCAAGgctgttgttgttgacgaggtcacTGAACTTGATCCCGTGCCTGTGGAAATTAAGGCCCCAAGTCCTGAACCTCGGAAGGCCGTCTTCGAGAACATCCTTGAAGCCGCCGAGGCCTCATCAGACGTCGAGATGGCTGATGACACCGGCCCTGCTACCGAGAGAGCCGAGAAGACGGTTACCTTCCTGTCGCCGGAGCTCCCCTCAGTGCCACTcgcctcgcggtcgaccCGCTCGACCATCGCCGAGAGGAGAGCTGTTGAGCTTCCAGACAGGGAACCTTTGCCGCGTACCTCCAAAGAGCGCATTCGCGACCCGGTCCCAACAGCCGACTCAGTGCAGACGAGtaccgacgccgaggaagcggaAGAGGAGCTCTCTCCCTTCGAGTTTAATTTGCGCGAGACAGTCCGCGAAGCCCAGAAACTCTGGGACGAGATCGACATAGAGACGATTCTCAAGTGGAACCAGGAGTGCGCACCAGTGGAGAGCTCAAGGGTGCCCACTAACCCGGAATTTGACGCCGACAAGTTTATTGCCACCGTCATCCAGCCGCTCGGCAAACAGCAGAAGCGCGTTGTGCCCGTTGTCGCCTTTGTCATTGCGCGGGAGAAGGATGAGATCCAAGCGAAAATCGACCTACTGAGAGCGGAGTATCTAGATAAGGACAAGGCTTGGCAGGAGCACTGCGCCTACCTTGACAAGATCATGGAGAAGCGTGGGCCACCACCAGCTGACCTATACGCTATTCCTGGCAGTATCCTTCCGCCATCAACGCCGGGCATCCCACCAACGACCCCGAttgtcgaggagacgtACCCCTCGCGCAGCAACCGACGCCGCGGTGCTGGCGATGCCGTCGCCACTGAGGCTGAATACCAGGCGATTCTTGCGGGCCTCGCGGACAGCGCTGCCAAGGACCCAACTCACCGTGCAACCAAGACCGCAGCCACGATCCCGGACATGATCCTGACCAAGGAGCGTGACTACGtctacgacgacgagaactaccgcgtcctcgacccgCTCAAGACGTACGACTtcaacggcgaggaggacccgGTGTggaccgaggaggaacgcgCAAAGTTCCTCAAGCGCTACTTGGCAAACCCCAAGCTGTTTGGCAAGATCGCCGAGGGCATCCCGAACAAGTCGGCCGGCCAGTGCGTCCAGTACTACTACCGCACCAAGTACGACAACGACTACAAGTCTGTGTTGGCTTCAAGACGCGGAGTCAAGGCCAGACGTGCGGtcgcgaagaagaagagctcGGCGCTCATGGCGGACATTGAGCGGACGCAGCAAACGACGGGTACAAGCAACAAGACCAAGCGCGAACGTGGCCGTGAAGCGCGCGCTGAACGGGATCGCGAGCGCGAAAAGGTCGAGCGTGTTGACTCGGCGACGGGCACGCCGCAGCCCAACGGCCGCAAGCCACGCGGCCGCGTCCCCGACACACCGAGCACTGTCGCCGGTGAAGACACACCTGCGCCACCTTCGCGGAAGCGTAAGACGGACGACAAGACGGACAACGAGGACAGCAACGCGCCATCGCGCGCCACGTCTGAAGCACCCTCCACGTCGAGCAAGAAGCCGCGCCCGGCCAAGTCAACCTCCAAGAAGCGCCCCCGTCCCAGCTCactcaaggaggagaaggagccATCTGCTGGGCCTCAGCAGTCGACGCCATCAACCCCTGCGCCTGTTCCTGACGCGGCGCAACAGGCCGCTATCGACCACGCTGCggccgtcgccatcgcaTCGATGAACGGTGGAATCCCcccaccgccacctccaGGTGTGGTCGCACCCGCTGGCGATGTAGCGGCAGCTGCCTCTCCCCCTGAGGGACCATCGCCCATCGACCCGCAGTCACAGCTGCCGATCGACGCAGGGCCCCTGCTGCCTCCCGTGAAGCGCGCGAAGCGCCGCAAGCAGAATCACCCGCCGCTagacgaggccgaggttgcagtcgccgaggccgcctCAACCCCCAAGCCGCGCCGCTCCGGCACCAACTCGTACTGGTCGGTGGCTGAGAAGAACAAGTTCCCCGAGCTTGTGCGCGAGCATGGCACGGACTTTAGAGCGATAGCGGACAAGCTGGGTGGTACCAAGACGGTCGTCCAGGTGCGTAACCACTTCAAGTCGATGGAGATCGAGTtgaaggagaagggcatCATCCAGCCTGAGTCGATCGAGGTGGGAGTGAGAGACGTCAAGGTCAACGGAGCGGCGGAC GCGTACGGCGGCTTCCCGCCATTGCGGCCTGGACACGAGTACACGCCCACCGTTCCCCGAGCTGGTTCACAATCTGGACCGCGTCGCACCTCGCACGAGTACCCAGAGCCGCGAATGGCGATGTTCCCTCCTGTGCCGCACGCGGCGCCGCCTCCAATcaccatctcgtcgtcgtccacgCCGTCAGCCCCACCTTCAAGATCGGGTGGTATGCGCATCTCCGCATTGCTCAACGACGATCCGCCAGCGGTCGAGACGCGCGCATTGGACACGGCGAGCATCGCGTCTGACGGCACTGTCGACGAACGTGACTTTGATCAGCCAAGTGCGCCGCCACGCCGACCATCGCCCCGTCTGCCGCCTGTACCGTACCACGAGTACCCTCACCGCGCATCAttcgaggacgcgcgccACGAAAGCCAGGAGCGCTTCCGGCCTGCATCGTCGGGATACTCCTAcgctgctgcggcggctgcTCCAGGTTGGCGGCATGACGCAcgcgag CGCAACGGGAACACGCCCAGCGAGAACACGCTCAGCGGGAACACGCACGTGAACACGCCCACCGGGAGCATGCGCAGCGGGAGGTACAACGCGAGCAAGCCCAGCGGGAACAAGCACACCGGGAACACGTCGCACAACGTGAACACGCCTCGCAACGTGAACATGCTGCGCAACGTGAACATgctgcgcgcctcgagcatGCACGCCATCTCGAAatgcgcgagcgcgagcgcgacccGCGAGATGTGCGTGACCCGCGCGAACCGCATCGCGA GTCCACCTCCTCTACCTCCAGTGTCGCGGCTGCCGGCCATGCCGACGCTCGGGGCCTTCCCCCCGCAACCGGCGATGCAACTCCCGCGCGAGTACCGGACGGGCGACTGGAGATCATACATGTCCACACAGAATGGCGAGCACGAGTACCAACGGTAG